A window of the Microplitis mediator isolate UGA2020A chromosome 5, iyMicMedi2.1, whole genome shotgun sequence genome harbors these coding sequences:
- the LOC130668102 gene encoding serine-rich adhesin for platelets-like: MVDNNCIIEGNVKFRDGKKWKSRWCVMRKLSPVADCLHLQLYGDSKDRYKQGQTKASLSLQHFLGIESGFTLDKESNTIAIICQDLIVVLAFDTRERLIQWQVKISNNLGEDQQFLIIISSAPSKAKVSNGPAHLHIQDRRFCLTIGVPPRLVGVWELAHLRRYGVVEGRFCFEGGSRCGRGEGLHVLITDQGEDIVRTLQLAAEGKLATRKRPLNSQLSLQDSPTRRQFIRSDTRASDFFPSNISYTSSVTYKDHEGTKTETTSPCWSSTESRHVELDAVDYSINSCRDAVGSTQELADHHHHNQNNHYHYNHHNHQQQQQNQQQSNQMTEWRNGSLPRQNSSGLERCASCISKLGAISKSSVVTLTNTTNNTTSTITNTTSSSTILNHTNTTSSPPASGGNNNLNLNNNTTCHSQQPRAFDRLSLSSYSSSSHDSDYSGSQNADSVCLSSSKNSPCLPSKDSSCLQVKNSPDQLDQPHQLDQPQQIKEKQINQSQQESQKICSSPSPTGLPPRPLKPPAKSKKPPMPLPNERCTCKQKSGVSTRTKSSPYDNYDIPKTILAHHMSLEPATNQGDQYYDTPRKIKECLALPKNYPNYDTPHSAPQAVMLQHCGCPAKLQTSTSSSTSSTSTSSSLSSSRIGCPCHNVMSWAGFVLPYCRRGAGIEPTGVSVHPIKLSGEGKMPVVNANGELAIYPSGLKNNKSDDFSIISSISTSTSINNIQTSSEKANNYENIEPIVIDTQPESKRNYVNIDFTESLEYYENSRDLIARTGISQEEIAKIAEGFKDTTNNEDEIINDSINNKPDNSDQNENDDNNKLEQVIEDKVCNKCGHVKDNNSMNYLIMNPDNSNKQFKKSFPGYLPMQPSAHNACSKEVISRICGTKSSSNPALFASSSSSLSSSFIEVGRKRSDSELRIPGSAMLSSPYLRRRLIDPLQLPYNQQPHQQQQQQQHGETSSLEMLWRKRSYSAESSHYLEDSSPSLGFSSSTIHKCPSESSEKSLIINNNLTKDQTMMIACSDLKVNRECDESINGQAFSSIKIRRSSSVPSKTGHNRDSSSSNDSGVSTGSLSHRNTEFVEFEFTCTPVSLSSRKQNILSVCRKSPPPICYHGSLPRKSKSSDPLRELSFQFQKIKIPTKSSSAEGDIPACGPKGSNKGYSSPGENSSTPYIDSRSTSSGTSDMSDYIETLSLSSHSSSDTPDSLRLGGRAVTTTLRPRSGKEYYKIDRSILAEQGRNSVTSGSSYANITPVLEKSESPSPGYISSSPFEQPAPSREHFIFSEEA; encoded by the exons ATGGTGGATAACAATTGTATTATTGAGGGAAATGTCAAATTTCGCGATGGAAAAAAA tgGAAATCACGATGGTGCGTTATGCGGAAATTGTCTCCAGTGGcag ATTGTTTACACCTGCAACTTTATGGAGACAGCAAAGACAGATACAAGCAAGGACAAACAAAAGCATCCTTGAGTTTACAACATTTTTTAGGAATAGAAAGTGGATTTACTCTTGATAAAGAGTCTAATACAATAGCAATTATTTGTCAAGATTTGATAGTTGTGCTTGCTTTTGATACCAGAGAGCGTTTGATACAATGGCAGGTCAagatttcaaataatttgggCGAag atcaacaatttttgataataatatcaTCAGCACCCTCAAAAGCCAAAGTATCTAACGGACCAGCCCACTTACACATTCAAGACCGTCGGTTCTGTTTGACAATCGGTGTGCCGCCACGGCTGGTTGGCGTTTGGGAACTGGCGCATCTACGCCGTTACGGTGTCGTCGAGGGACGTTTCTGTTTCGAGGGTGGCTCACGGTGCGGCCGTGGTGAAGGTCTGCACGTGCTAATAACAGATCAGGGTGAGGATATAGTACGTACACTACAACTGGCAGCCGAGGGTAAATTGGCAACACGTAAACGCCCTCTGAATTCACAATTATCGTTGCAAGACAGTCCGACGCGACGTCAATTCATCCGTTCAGACACACGTGCCAGTGATTTTTTTCCCTCAAATATTTCTTACACATCATCTGTGACGTACAAAGATCATGAGGGCACAAAAACTGAAACAACATCACCCTGCTGGTCTTCTACTGAAAGTAGACATGTTGAATTAGACGCCGTTGATTACAGTATTAACAGCTGCCGTGATGCCGTTGGATCAACTCAGGAACTAGCGGATCACCATCATCACAATCaaaataatcattatcattataatcatcataatcatcagcagcagcaacaaaaTCAACAACAGAGTAACCAAATGACAGAGTGGAGAAATGGTTCTCTACCACGACAAAATTCATCTGGTTTAGAGAGATGCGCCAGCTGCATAAGTAAATTAGGCGCAATATCTAAAAGTTCTGTTGTAACATTAACTAATACTACAAATAACACGACCTCTACTATCACAAATACGACCAGCAGTAGTACCATATTAAACCATACAAACACAACTTCTAGTCCTCCTGCTTCTGGCGGtaataataatcttaatctaaataataataccacGTGCCATTCACAACAGCCACGCGCCTTCGACAGATTATCCTTATCATCTTACAGCAGCTCGAGCCATGACAGTGATTATTCTGGTTCACAGAATGCCGACTCGGTCTGTTTATCATCTTCGAAAAATTCTCCTTGTTTACCATCAAAAGACTCGAGTTGTTTGCAAGTTAAAAATTCACCCGATCAACTTGATCAACCTCATCAACTTGATCAACCTCaacaaattaaagaaaaacaaattaatcaGTCACAACAAGAGTCTCAGAAAATATGTTCATCACCAAGCCCGACGGGTCTGCCACCGCGACCACTAAAACCACCcgcaaaaagtaaaaaaccTCCTATGCCACTGCCAAATGAACGGTGTACGTGTAAACAAAAATCTGGCGTGTCAACACGTACTAAATCGAGTCCTTACGACAACTACGACATTCCAAAGACTATTTTAGCTCACCATATGTCGTTAGAACCAGCGACAAATCAAGGAGATCAGTACTACGATACACCacgtaaaataaaagaatgtCTGGCattaccaaaaaattatccaaattATGATACACCTCATTCAGCACCACAAGCAGTTATGTTACAACACTGCGGATGTCCTGCTAAATTACAAACATCAACATCTTCATCTACATCATCAACATCTACATCATCATCTTTATCATCATCAAGAATTGGTTGTCCTTGTCACAATGTAATGAGCTGGGCTGGATTTGTTTTACCTTATTGTCGACGTGGAGCTGGTATTGAACCAACTGGAGTTTCTGTGCATCCAATTAAATTGTCAGGTGAAGGTAAAATGCCAGTTGTCAATGCCAATGGTGAATTGGCTATTTATCCAagtggtttaaaaaataataaatctgatgatttttcaattatttctaGTATTAGTACTAGTACtagtattaataatatacaaaCATCATCAGAGAAAgctaataattatgaaaatattgaacCAATTGTTATTGATACACAGCCAGAATCAAAACGTAATTACGTAAATATCGATTTTACCGAGTCGCTTGAGTATTACGAAAATAGCCGGGATCTGATTGCTAGAACGGGAATTTCACAAGAGGAAATTGCTAAAATAGCTGAGGGTTTTAAAGACACAACTAATAATGaagatgaaataattaatgactctattaataataaaccagATAATTCAGATCAGAAtgaaaatgatgataataataaattggaACAAGTTATTGAGGATAAAGTATGTAATAAATGTGGGCATGTAaaagataataatagtatgaattatttaataatgaatccagataatagtaataaacaatttaaaaaatcatttcctGGTTATTTACCAATGCAACCGTCTGCACATAATGCTTGTTCTAAAGAAGTTATCTCTCGTATTTGTGGAACTAAAAGCTCTAGTAATCCAGCATTATTTGCTTCATCCTCATCTTCATTATCTTCCTCATTTATTGAAGTTGGAAGAAAACGATCTGATTCAGAATTACGTATTCCCGGATCAGCAATGTTATCAAGTCCATACTTACGTCGACGTTTAATCGATCCATTACAATTACCGTATAATCAACAACcacatcaacaacaacaacaacaacaacacgGTGAAACAAGTAGTTTAGAGATGTTGTGGAGAAAGCGATCTTATTCTGCTGAGTCATCTCACTATTTAGAAGATTCTAGTCCAAGTCTTGGATTTTCATCGTCAACAATACACAAGTGTCCAAGCGAAagtagtgaaaaatcacttataataaataataatcttacTAAAGATCAGACAATGATGATAGCTTGTTcagatttaaaagttaatcgTGAGTGCGATGAATCTATCAATGGACAAGCATTTTCGTCTATTAAAATACGTCGATCTTCATCAGTGCCATCTAAAACTGGACATAATCGCGATTCATCAAGTAGCAATGATTCGGGAGTATCAACTGGTTCATTGAGTCATCGAAATACTGAATTTGTTGAGTTTGAATTCACTTGTACTCCAGTTAGTTTGTCCTCgagaaaacaaaatattcttTCAGTTTGCCGTAAAAGCCCACCGCCAATTTGTTATCACGGAAGTTTGCCAAGAAAATCAAAGTCCAGTGATCCATTGAGAGAATTGTCctttcaatttcaaaaaattaaaataccaACAAAATCATCTTCCGCGGAAGGTGACATACCAGCTTGTGGACCCAAAGGAAGTAACAAAGGATACAGCAGTCCTGGTGAAAATTCAAGTACTCCTTATATTGATTCAAGAAGTACCAGTAGTGGGACTTCAGATATGTCTGATTACATTGAAACCCTATCGCTCTCTTCACACTCATCTTCTGATACTCCTGATAGTCTGAG acttGGTGGCAGAGCTGTGACAACAACACTGCGTCCGCGGAGCGGCAAAGAGTATTATAAAATAGACAGAAGCATTTTAGCGGAACAAGGTCGTAATTCAGTAACATCGGGATCCAGTTATGCAAACATAACACCAGTTTTAGAGAAAAGCGAATCACCCTCCCCGGGTTACATCAGTAGTTCGCCATTTGAACAGCCGGCACCCTCACGGgaacattttattttctccgag GAAGCTTGA